In Nocardia sputorum, a single genomic region encodes these proteins:
- a CDS encoding magnesium transporter MgtE N-terminal domain-containing protein, whose product MAATRVYVARLAGLAVLGPDGESIGRIRDVVVAVRSDRQQPRVHGLVVELPTRRRIFVPILRITAIEPGVVTLNTGTVSLRRFTQRPGEMLALAQVVDSVVRVEDPDLPDLTGVDVHVVDLGIEQTRSRDWLVSRVAVRGHRRLGRRRTVHVVDWTRVSGLTPYEIGRPGQDVTQLLEGFEGMRAADVAQQLRELPEKRRIEVAVALDDERLADVVQELPDDEQVDLLGHLEVRRAADVLEAMDPDDAADLLGELPEGEAESLLALMDPQESEPVRRLLEHSPYSAGGLMTPKPIILTPSTTVAEALARVRNPDLTPALASMVFVVRPPTATPTGRYLGSVHIQQLLREPPAHLVGGILDTDLSPLRPELPLAAVTRYFATYNLVCGPVVDEENHLLGAVSVDDVLDHLLPEDWRDQEETDERGGA is encoded by the coding sequence ATGGCAGCTACCAGGGTGTACGTCGCCAGGCTGGCCGGTTTGGCGGTGCTGGGACCGGACGGCGAGTCTATCGGCCGCATTCGTGACGTCGTCGTGGCCGTCCGCTCCGACCGCCAGCAGCCCCGCGTGCACGGATTGGTCGTCGAATTGCCCACCCGGCGGCGTATTTTCGTGCCGATCCTGCGGATCACCGCGATCGAACCCGGCGTGGTCACGCTGAACACCGGAACGGTCAGCCTGCGGCGGTTCACGCAGCGTCCGGGCGAGATGCTCGCGCTGGCGCAGGTCGTCGACTCGGTGGTGCGGGTCGAGGACCCGGACCTGCCGGATCTGACGGGCGTGGACGTCCACGTGGTCGATCTCGGCATCGAGCAGACCCGTTCGAGGGACTGGCTGGTCAGCAGGGTCGCGGTGCGCGGGCACCGGAGGCTGGGCCGCAGGCGCACGGTGCACGTCGTGGACTGGACCAGGGTGTCCGGCCTGACGCCCTACGAGATCGGCAGGCCCGGACAGGACGTCACGCAACTGCTCGAAGGGTTCGAGGGCATGCGCGCGGCCGACGTGGCGCAGCAGCTGCGGGAGCTGCCGGAGAAACGGCGGATCGAGGTGGCCGTCGCGCTGGACGACGAACGTCTGGCCGACGTGGTGCAGGAGCTGCCGGACGACGAGCAGGTCGATCTGCTCGGTCATCTGGAGGTGCGCAGGGCCGCCGACGTCCTGGAGGCGATGGACCCCGACGACGCCGCCGACCTGCTGGGCGAGCTGCCCGAGGGCGAGGCCGAATCGCTGCTCGCCCTGATGGACCCGCAGGAGTCCGAGCCGGTGCGCAGGCTGCTCGAGCACTCCCCCTACAGCGCGGGCGGTCTGATGACGCCGAAACCGATCATCCTGACGCCGTCCACGACGGTGGCCGAAGCCTTGGCGCGGGTGCGCAACCCGGACCTGACGCCCGCGCTGGCCTCCATGGTGTTCGTGGTCCGTCCCCCCACAGCGACGCCGACGGGCCGCTACCTGGGTTCGGTGCACATCCAGCAGCTGCTGCGTGAACCCCCCGCCCACCTGGTGGGCGGCATTCTCGACACCGATCTCTCGCCGCTGCGCCCCGAACTCCCCTTGGCCGCCGTGACGCGGTATTTCGCGACTTACAACCTGGTGTGCGGACCGGTGGTGGACGAGGAGAACCACTTGCTCGGCGCGGTCAGCGTCGATGACGTCCTCGACCATCTGCTGCCCGAGGACTGGCGCGACCAGGAAGAGACCGACGAGCGGGGCGGAGCGTGA
- a CDS encoding HpcH/HpaI aldolase/citrate lyase family protein yields MKPRRSVLACPGSNTKMIEKAKTLPVDEVFLDLEDAVAPVAKAEARANIVAALNDSGWGTQLRVVRVNDWTTEWTYADVISVVEGAGAALDAILLPKVTDAGQVRALDLLLSQLEKTCGLDVGRIGIEPQIENALGLRNIDAIATASPRVQTLVFGPADFMASINMRTLVVGEQPEGYDTGDAYHHILMTILLAARAHGLQAIDGPYLQIRDVEGFRRAAARTAALGFDGKWVLHPGQIEAANEIFSPRQADYDRAEEILDAYAFHTSAAGGARGAVMLGDEMIDEASAKMAHVIAEKGRAAGMTRTTRFTPPQDAPE; encoded by the coding sequence ATGAAGCCGCGCCGTTCGGTGCTCGCCTGCCCGGGCAGCAACACGAAGATGATCGAGAAAGCCAAGACCCTGCCCGTCGACGAGGTGTTTCTCGATCTGGAGGACGCGGTCGCCCCGGTCGCGAAGGCCGAGGCGCGGGCGAACATCGTCGCGGCGCTGAACGACTCCGGGTGGGGAACGCAACTGCGTGTGGTCCGGGTCAACGACTGGACCACCGAATGGACCTACGCCGACGTCATTTCCGTGGTCGAGGGCGCGGGCGCCGCGCTGGACGCGATCCTGCTGCCCAAGGTGACCGACGCGGGGCAGGTGCGCGCGCTGGACCTGCTGCTGTCCCAGCTGGAGAAGACCTGTGGCCTGGACGTCGGCCGGATCGGGATCGAGCCGCAGATCGAGAACGCGCTGGGGTTGCGCAACATCGACGCCATCGCCACCGCCAGCCCCCGGGTACAGACCCTGGTCTTCGGCCCGGCGGACTTCATGGCCAGCATCAACATGCGGACCCTGGTGGTCGGTGAACAGCCGGAGGGCTACGACACCGGCGACGCCTACCACCACATCCTGATGACCATCCTGCTCGCCGCCCGCGCCCACGGTCTGCAGGCGATCGACGGCCCGTACCTGCAGATCCGGGATGTCGAGGGCTTCCGGCGGGCCGCCGCGCGCACGGCCGCGCTGGGATTCGACGGCAAGTGGGTGCTGCACCCCGGCCAGATCGAGGCGGCGAACGAGATCTTCAGCCCGCGCCAAGCGGACTACGACCGCGCGGAGGAAATCCTCGACGCCTACGCCTTTCACACCTCGGCGGCCGGCGGCGCGCGCGGTGCGGTGATGCTCGGCGACGAGATGATCGACGAGGCCAGCGCCAAAATGGCCCATGTGATCGCGGAAAAGGGCCGGGC